The Raphanus sativus cultivar WK10039 unplaced genomic scaffold, ASM80110v3 Scaffold0585, whole genome shotgun sequence genomic sequence GGGCCATTGGTTTGAATGTTTCACAGGGTATTCTTAATATTGGAGGCACCATGTCATTCTTGCTTTTGGCGATCAGAATCAGAACCTTTTATACGTTTAAAACGTCCTTCAAAAGTCATGACATGTCTCCCTTGTGTATGATGATGTGCAGGCCATTTTTGCATAATCCCATGTATCTACACTTTAGTACAGTACCTTGCATTTAGGTTGGCATTAGGCTTGTATGAATGGTGGAATAGGCTCATCTTCCATAAAGTTATCGcttgatttaaattttatatctccAATCAGTGTTTCTTGGCACATAAATTTGAGAAACTGAACATGAAATCGAGGATGTTAGGCAGTCGTTGGAACCAGTACATCGTACGATCTATAACTTTGTTCTTTAAGGATGTTAGTTAGCTTATCTGAATGAAGATTTTGTTTTAGTTCACTTAGGTCGTACGATACATCTTTGTCCTGGATTTGAAAGCAAGCTTTACTCTCTATGCTTTTAAGGAATACCATCTCTTTTGTAATTTTGCATGATTATTTGCCAACACAGTTATCTAACTGCTGTAGTGTGAATGGCAATGTTCTGTTCCTATCATTTGTTGCAGCAGTCAGAGTTAGCAGTGGGAGGTGAAGCTGCTCCAAAGAATATAGTTGAGCCGAGATCAAATGGAGTGCCATCACTGCATTCGTCACGATCCTTgatgcctcctcctccaccaaAGACAATCCCACCACCACCTTCTAGGGCTGTGTCGCCTCCATCATCGAGAACCATGCTTCCTCCACCACCGAGATTTACACCATCAAAGCAACCTCAAGCTCCAAGATCACAAGACGACCAAATCTCTATAAAGAAACCAAATCCAGTTCCAGGTATAAGACTCGAATCAACCCACTCTGTTCTTGTGTTTTATCACTATTATATTTACTCATTGCCATTAACTTCAACTTAAGCATAACCTAGCATCAGTCTTATAATCAATCACGCCCTGTTGTTGCAGATACTTTAATCAAGCTGATGGAGTATGGGGATGATGAAGACGACGATGAAGACTAGACATTGACAGTGTAGTGGTAGATGATGCAACCATCTGATTTGGCAACAAAATGCCGCCAAGGCTACGTTTGAAACATTAGAATGTTTGggtcttgttttattttaccTGCATGGCTTAGGGTCCTGATATAAAGTTTTAAGACATTAGCTACACTTGTCTTGCAAGCTATTACTATGGCTGATTTTGTGATGCCCTTTTTGTTGTACCTCTTTACCATTAATACACACCTTAGAGAAACCTTTCCCAAGTTATATATTCTTTGTAGATGTCTTAATACTTTTATTTCACTATAACATATTCATGAGAtgatgaataataataaatattacaagGTCAAATAAATTCAATACAAACATGTTTAAACAAAGTATACCAATAacataaaagtttaataaatcaTCTGATTCACTTTTTCATCTTCTGTAAGAATTGTTCAAGGATTTAGAAGAACCAGCAAAGAGATCCAACAAGAGCCTCTCAAGATCATCAGTACTGTACTTGATATACCTCTCACTCACACTGTTCTTGTGTCTACTGTAAAACGTCCAGTACGCTTGGATCACCCACATGGACGCCTTCGTCCTCACATCTTCTCTCAGCCTCTCGTCCGAGATCAGCCACCCGGTCTGCGCCTTGTACACTTCCTCAAACGCAGTGTTGAATCCTTGAAACCTCTCCCTCGGTTTCAAGCTTCTTGAACCAGAACCTGAGCCAGAACCAGATCCTGACCCGTCGTCCTTGAGGAAGGACAGGACAGGAAGCCAGGTGGAGCGTTCGTACTCCGTTGCTTGCTGCTGAAACTTCCACGTATGTTTTCTGTTCCACTTGTCCCCAAAGATATGCTTCAGCTCGGACTTGAGCACTTTCCTGGTCATGTAATGAATGTTGTTCAAGAGAAAGATGTGCCTCAGAGAGACGTCTCTGTAGAGCTTCGCTTTCTCTTCGAGGTTAGATTCAAGAACCGATGTTATAGAGTAGAAATGCTTAGTCATCGCCAAAAACTTCTCCGGAGAAGTAGAAGAAGAGTTCTCGTAACCAGACTCttcttccaccaccaccataaCATCGGGAGACGGAGGTATTGTGAGATCCTCCACATCATCATGCTCCATGAGAAGCGAGTCAAGCGTCTGGCTGAAGTCAGTCAACGCCATGAGGTAGTTCATCACGTAGTTCGTGAGCGGGTGAACCGCTCCTCCAGGGAAAGGATGAGAGGAAACATCAGAAGCAATAGCACCCTTGAACTCGAGAAACGTCGCTCTCGCGCAGTCGCCAAGCCTCCTCATCACTTCTCTGTACTCTCCCCTCACGGACGACGATTCTGAAAAGAGCGCATCTATCTCCGGTAAAAGCTCTGACGCCAGCTCGTACATCTCGAGTATCCTGAGCAACTTCTCGGGCTGCCGTGGACCGAGAGACACCGCTTCGCCGAAGTTGAGCAGCTGCATCACAGGAGCCTTCACTGTATCCACAAAACACGTCTCCTCCCCGAAGATCTGAGTGAGCAGAGACTTCTCGCTGACTAAGTACACCTGCACAATATTTCTCATTACTCGAACCCATTTCTTGATGTTAGTATTCAACGTAGCCCAATCCATCTTCAACACATCTTCGATACTCAGCTTCTCCACCTCGTGGTCGTAAAGAAACTCGTCAAGAGCCTGTTTCCTAACCGTGGTACACACCTGGATACACTCGCGGTCGTACCCCGAAGCAAACATAGTCTCTGCGATGCTCTTGAGATCTGATATAACCTCAGGTCTAACCAAGATCTCCTCTGAGTTTCTCCtgctcttgttgttgttgttaccaTTGCTGCTTCCAAGAATCAAATCTTCAGTGGAAGCAGCGCCGAAAGAACCTTCTCCCAGGGCATGTTCCGACCGGAAAGAAGCGTGTTCGAGCTCGAAAGGCAACCTGTTCTCCACGAGGAGGTGCTTGAACTCGTCCTCCAGCCTCGCCATCGCCGTTTGGAGAACGTCGTGAGCTTTTCTCAGAGAGACATCCTCCTCTGTTCCGTCTAACCGATCAATCAACACTCTCAGCTCATTCACAGCGTCTAGAAACTCGTTGCCCGCATCTGAGCCTAAGTCCCAGATCATCGTTTCATCGACCTCGCGAGTCATGATCTTCTCGCAGACGAGATTGAGTCTTGTCTCAATCTCATCTCCCTCGTATCTATTATTATCCTCGGGGATGGCCACCACGACACGAGACAGCTCAGATAAGAGACTCCCTAGAGCCTTCTTAGCGTCTCTAGAGAGGCTCTTGCCAGATCTAAGCTCCTGGAGAAGATAGTTTGCAGCAGCGATCAACTTCTCTTCTCCATCTACCTCGCACTCTCCCATCTCCACGACAAATCTTCACAGATAAAGCTTAAAAGGCTAAAAAGAGACCAGCTTTTAAACCCTAATTCTCAGACAGCGTTCAAAAACCCTAGAAAATGGAAGAAAGGTTGAGACTTTGAAAGTGGGTTAGTTTGTAAAGAATCTAGAGATTCATAAAGGAGAGATCTTTTTGGACAAATCTGGGGAAGAGAGTGAGATTGGTGGTAAAAGAACAACAAACCCACTTAGCTCTGATTGAAGTACTCAGACTTTCTTGGGGAAACACAAAGCCTTTGTCTTATCTTCGTTTGTGTTTTTTTCGGactgatttatttttcttctcttatTAATAAGACCacaacagaggaagaagaagattcaaCGGAAGAAATGTCTACgctgttttttatttatttatttatgttattattgtttttattatcattttttcatattattgtttttgtCCACAATCAATTAATTAATAGAGTGTTGGATTATTATATATgtgattaatttttgataaacaCACTCCGCTTCTAAACAAGTTGCACAAAAAGATAATACAACTGGTATTATTGTGAAATAGTAATATGAGTGATAATGCAACATCGGATGTGTTATCATGTAATCGTGCCGAATCAAATGAAAATAGGCAAGTTGAGAACCGGAATGTTTATATAGGAGAAAACAACAAATTAATTTCGTGGTCCAAGGGTCAAAGAGGAATCAAGGCTACTCTCACAACTTGATCGTTGTAGGTTTCGCATTACAATATGCTATTTGATGATTATACTCATAACGTGCGCAGAAATTAAGAATTGTaacaaatttattaagttttaagaTTGATGTTGAATTTGTGCTTGTGTATCAGCTTGTGGAGAAAGAAATGTTTACTGAAACTTTACCTTGTCACATACGGATATGATATTCAAGTACTTTAGTCAAAAAGCAAAAAATATAACTTGGTTGACTTTTGTAAGTCAAGTCTATAAAAATACTGTGTagtattgaaaattttaataaactgagtaaaatatattaagatatataaGAATCGGTATAAGAAGAGGAATTCTAAGATAGTAACAAATCAACACAATTTGAAATCCTATAATATTAAGACAAATCACAAAAGTTATAGAAACACGATCCTACTAATTTGAAAACCTATAATATTCGTATTTGAATCGAAACTTTGAACGACTCGATTTGCATGTGCTAGACACGTACACGACCGTACTAATTATTGTTATTTCGGTAATTATACAATTCTTAATCTTTAGCACATGATATTCTTCAGTTTATGATCAATCTTTAATCATATATGTGGTGGATCTACGAAGGTAAATTATTTGTCCCCCAAATGTAAAGTTTCATTATCACTATTCATGTTCCAAGCgattttatataaatctttAATAAAAAGGGACACAAAGTGTATCATTAATAACAGTAGTTTTTCATGaaggataaaaataaaaataatgactaaaaagataaaaaggatAAAAATTTGTTGTTTGAGAAATTTTCATGTAACTTCAGATACTTGTTTTACAACTATCATTCACATTCACATAttatttcaattaattttaaaaataaaatgtaactaatattaatattaaaaaaactcaaaaactatTGATGATGCTCTAAAAGGTTTCTGTGGACATGCACATTGTATGTAATATCTAAGATACCAACTCTATCTATACCAGCTATTTCAAGGAGGTATAGATCGGATAGTGTATGATCCAATTAAGTGTTTATGGGTGATACTAGATCAATCCTTGTCTTTGTGGTTGAACGTTTGTGAGGTTAAATTtcaatatattctttttttttttgtcacagaatTTCAATATATTCAAAATGAAAAGTTTCATGTCGagcgaaaaaaaaaatcttaagcCACTCCAATGGCCCATTGTAGACCCAAACTTGACTGGTGCTAGCGTTTAATTCTGCTGGACAATCAAACGAACCAAATCCATACTAGAAAGGTAAAAGCTGGTCCATGAAGAGCAAAATATCTCGCAGATGCTTTGGAATGGAAACAAATCATGGGCCCTATGCACatcattttttaattgtaaacaaattaatcaacaaaaagaaaacaatgttaATCCTACGAAataatctttgtttcttttccCTTTTTTGCTCAAACCAGTAAACGGTAACGTCTCTCTGATCCAATTGACCGTTGGCTCAATCCTGAGATCTTGGGTTAGTTTTCTACATTGACTCAGTCAGTACGTTAACATGTCCCTAAAGAAATTAAGACGACCTTGGCCTACCGCATATAACAACTAAACAAAGATCGAATGAATAGATCATTCCTTTTACGTATAAAATCTGAAACCACATAAAATTTCTGTTTATACACCTCAAGATATAAGAATTTGTAACATTTGTTCCAATGTGGTAAACATCCACAGAACTGTCCCAAAGAGACCATAATGGTCACAAGAAGGGGGATGGATTAACAACAATGTGCTTTAAGGGATGTGTCACGTCACGGCCACCAGCATGCTTAACGAACTCCGCAGGCGATAGGAAGCTTCCATGGCATACACACACAATCCTCACCTCCTGACCTTTCATGTACCGATACAAAAACCCATCGATTTTTTTCCCGTTTGGTCCATCGCCTGTTGTTGACACGCACGGCATGTCTTCAATGATGTTTCGAGCCGCCGGTAGAGATTGAGCGCTTGATGGACTTGTTTCTTTGGATTTGTTTGTTGTTGCTTCAAACACAAGAAAATTTCTCAATAACACAACTCAAACTAAAAAAGACCGACACGCAAACATAACCTAAAAGGTCAGAATCAAGATTTTGGTTTCCCTAATGGTCAAGATTCAAGAATGAAAGAACTAAACAAGACAAACAAGCCCTATCGAAACTCAATCGTTAAGATCATGAAACTATTGTGGTACCTTGaacaggaggaggaggaggggcGGTGTCGAGTTCGGACAAACCAGAGGAACCACTTCCAGAAGATCCTTCTTCTACGGTCTTGTCAGCTTTGTGCTTCTCCCTCACGTGTCTCTGCTTCTCTGACCTCTTTCTCTTGGCCTCGAGCCTCCTCAAGCTCTGCAACTCCTTCCTCTTCCTCAGCTCCTCCGTCTCCACCGGTAATGAGCACGTCCTACTCAGCTCCGATCTATCATCGTTGACCAAGAACTCAGGAACCGAAGGTGACCGCGCGAGCAGCCTCTTGTTCGCGAGCGGGTCCACACCAAACCTACCGTTGAGagaaagccctaagtctagctcAATCTCTACCTCTCCTTCTGGAACCGACAGTTTCTGTTTCTTGGCCATGAAACTCTGCAACAAATCTCGCCGGTTGATATTCCGGTAGATCTCTCCGTCTGCCCGTTTTTCAGCCTCCGACATGTTCAACATATTCTTGATAAAAAAAGCAATTCAAATACCAAGGAAAAGAGCTTATAACAATTTTTgatgattctttttattttataaaattcccaaaaaattataacaatcTCCGGAGAATCTCGTACGAACACACTataaattacagaaaaaaacaattaaatccGAAAAAAATAAGAGCCCGAGAGAATTTAGATAGATAGAGATATAGAGATGACAATCTGACAAGTTGTCTTGTCCATTTGAGAGAAAGCTGATATACCGAGAGTACCCTTTGTTTGGTGCATTAACGACACGTGGAATCATGGAAGACTTCTGTCAATGACTTTTAGAGCACCCACGTGGTTTTCCCAAAAAATCAAACACATCGATAAACAAAGACCAGACTCGTTTCGGGAACCCTACACATGTCATATTTTCAGTGGAAGTCACGTTGTCAGATGGGATGTCGCAGCTTCAAGTCGTCACGTGTCGTTTTCTTGTTCATCTTCTGCTTCGCCACGTGTCCCACtatgtttctctctctcttctctttggacaagttagatttatagaatttattaCTTGATTGTGATTTTACGGAAGAGCAATAGCATTTTGATTTTCCAACTTAAAACTTttccaaattatattaatatttaactaaaaattgtattaacatttattaattaagaaaatctGATATTAATTTTCTAGATTTTGAAAACTTTAAATTAAATAGTCAAGTTATAGAGGtcattcataaaaataatactaagaATGACAATagatagttaaaaaaaaagaaaaatgacaaTAAAGATCAGATTCAGGCCACTATTAAGTTTTTTAAGTCAACTCCAACCGGACGGGATAACGTTAAAATAGAGTCCAATTTAacgttttttcttttcaactgAACGGTAAACGTGACGGTATTTTAGTGTGATTCCACTATTTGCTACAGTGCCACGCCATATTTGGTGGTACACTGTAGCGAtggcaaatattttttttaattttatcgcagttttttttttcttgtgtcacagtaactatttttttcaaaactgtTTATTGTTCAAACCAAAACTGTTTTTAAAAGTGTAGCTAAAGTtgattatatttgatttatattattattttataattagatcagatattataaacaaaaatatatgacaAAGTTTAATATACACACCGAACagtaaattacaaaataaaactaatactTTAATATAActgttaataatatatttatatttgaaataaaatattatttttattttagttttaatattagttaacaACTTTTAgtcataaaataattagtatttatcaaaataaaaaaggtttattaacaatataataatgaaaaatattgttttggtGTGATATTTGGTGTTGTGATTGAAGAGATAAAAAGTTTTAGTGTTAAAATTACACTAAAATGGTGTAATTGTAACACCAAAATAATGTcatgggttggagatgcccttaaCCCAACTTGCGGAAATCTATACTCGTCATTCCTCTTTGTGTTTGACACGTTCGCACTCCAGACACTCACACACCTGTCTTCAGGTGATTGCATGACAACAGCTAAGCAAAGCAATCAAACCAAATTATAAAGTGCacagacaaaaaaaatctgGAAAGCGATTTATTCCGACGGAAAAGGATATTCAAttaatcactttttttttccatctatgAAATTATTATTAGGGTCAAAGCCCAAACAAATGAACCCAGCCCAGCCGAAACAAAACAGAAGAGCCATCCAACGAAACCCACCTCCAACGACTGTATTGGAGGTATAGGATCATATCGGCGTTTGAAACCGATGAAAAACCGCCGCAAAACTTAAACGACGCTTCATCGGTCCACTTCTCCGGCATGCGTCTGTAACGCATTCGTCTTCATCTTCACCATCCTTTCCATCGGAGAACATCACTCGATAGCAATCGAGACATACAGCTTCCATCGAACAACACCTATCGCCGGCCGTCATCACCAGAAGAGAAGCAACGACGCCAGAGTCAAAACCGGACGGCTTCATCGGATAAAAACGCCGTCGGAgtcaaaaaggagaaaaaacccaaaccgaTACTATATCAACAGAAACTAAAAAACGAAAGGTTTTAAACGCtaagccggaccgacggtggctgtgAAAGCCCACCCGTCGGCCGGAATCTTAAATCACGGCGAATTGTTTCTTCTTTGAAAGAGGTCGGAGAAAAAGTTTAGAGAGATAAAAAACGATTATATTCAACTaatcacttatcatatgataTGAATTCTGAAACTTCGGTTtgtgtaatttataatttggtGCTACATAAGATTTATTCATTAGTGGCCTAGTGGTTGTTAATTGAAACAAGTAATATGTATAAGGGAAGTAGGAGATCATATGGAGAAAGGATCTCACAATTCTTTGTACTATTCAATAATACTTTGTTAGTAATCACTAATCGCTAATCAATGAAGTAGAATTATTTCGAATTTCTTTAGTTTTCATTTCCTTTTGACTGGGAATTTTAACCAGTAACcaaataaaattctataaatgtAAGCATATGCATATTTAGCGACTATTTATTTTGCTTAACCCAACAAATACCAAGAAAAAAGAGGAAATTATCAATAATATGTTGCATGTCAAGCA encodes the following:
- the LOC108811633 gene encoding exocyst complex component EXO70E2; amino-acid sequence: MGECEVDGEEKLIAAANYLLQELRSGKSLSRDAKKALGSLLSELSRVVVAIPEDNNRYEGDEIETRLNLVCEKIMTREVDETMIWDLGSDAGNEFLDAVNELRVLIDRLDGTEEDVSLRKAHDVLQTAMARLEDEFKHLLVENRLPFELEHASFRSEHALGEGSFGAASTEDLILGSSNGNNNNKSRRNSEEILVRPEVISDLKSIAETMFASGYDRECIQVCTTVRKQALDEFLYDHEVEKLSIEDVLKMDWATLNTNIKKWVRVMRNIVQVYLVSEKSLLTQIFGEETCFVDTVKAPVMQLLNFGEAVSLGPRQPEKLLRILEMYELASELLPEIDALFSESSSVRGEYREVMRRLGDCARATFLEFKGAIASDVSSHPFPGGAVHPLTNYVMNYLMALTDFSQTLDSLLMEHDDVEDLTIPPSPDVMVVVEEESGYENSSSTSPEKFLAMTKHFYSITSVLESNLEEKAKLYRDVSLRHIFLLNNIHYMTRKVLKSELKHIFGDKWNRKHTWKFQQQATEYERSTWLPVLSFLKDDGSGSGSGSGSGSRSLKPRERFQGFNTAFEEVYKAQTGWLISDERLREDVRTKASMWVIQAYWTFYSRHKNSVSERYIKYSTDDLERLLLDLFAGSSKSLNNSYRR
- the LOC108809454 gene encoding ninja-family protein AFP3, encoding MLNMSEAEKRADGEIYRNINRRDLLQSFMAKKQKLSVPEGEVEIELDLGLSLNGRFGVDPLANKRLLARSPSVPEFLVNDDRSELSRTCSLPVETEELRKRKELQSLRRLEAKRKRSEKQRHVREKHKADKTVEEGSSGSGSSGLSELDTAPPPPPVQATTNKSKETSPSSAQSLPAARNIIEDMPCVSTTGDGPNGKKIDGFLYRYMKGQEVRIVCVCHGSFLSPAEFVKHAGGRDVTHPLKHIVVNPSPFL